In Sulfitobacter sp. OXR-159, one DNA window encodes the following:
- a CDS encoding NADPH:quinone oxidoreductase family protein produces the protein MRAMQVTTYDEPLTLQELEMPMPGQGEVLIQVDTCGLNFGDLLIIKGTYQEKPPLPFTLGMEMAGTITALGEGVDGLKVGQRVAAYTGFNGLAEYAAIPAAVCVPIPEAMTAVDAAAFLIAYGTSHVALDYKARLQPGERLLVLGASGGIGLTAVELGKLMGAEVIAVARGADKLAVCKEAGADHLINSETDDIRAIVKELGGADVVYDPVGGDQFKAAMRACNPEARLIPLGFASGEVPQIPANILLVKNLSVLGFYWGGYAKIKPSVLTDSFAELIKWYVAGKLKPHVSNVMPLVQANEALALLRERKATGKVVVEVAR, from the coding sequence ATGCGCGCCATGCAAGTCACCACCTATGACGAACCGCTCACCCTGCAAGAGCTTGAGATGCCGATGCCGGGGCAGGGCGAGGTGCTGATCCAAGTCGATACCTGCGGGCTGAATTTTGGCGATTTGCTGATCATCAAGGGCACCTATCAGGAAAAGCCGCCGCTGCCGTTTACCTTGGGGATGGAGATGGCGGGCACGATCACCGCTTTGGGCGAAGGGGTCGATGGCCTGAAAGTTGGTCAGCGCGTGGCAGCCTATACCGGGTTTAACGGGTTGGCCGAATATGCCGCCATTCCCGCCGCGGTCTGCGTGCCGATCCCCGAAGCGATGACCGCCGTGGATGCAGCAGCTTTCCTCATCGCTTACGGCACCAGCCATGTCGCGTTGGACTATAAGGCGCGGTTGCAACCGGGTGAGCGGCTGTTGGTCTTGGGTGCCTCGGGCGGCATCGGGCTGACGGCGGTGGAACTGGGCAAGCTGATGGGGGCCGAGGTGATCGCGGTGGCCCGCGGCGCTGATAAACTCGCCGTCTGCAAAGAGGCGGGTGCCGATCACCTGATCAACTCCGAGACCGACGACATCCGCGCCATCGTCAAGGAATTGGGCGGGGCCGATGTGGTCTATGACCCGGTGGGCGGCGATCAGTTCAAGGCTGCCATGCGCGCCTGCAACCCCGAAGCGCGGCTGATCCCCTTGGGCTTTGCCAGCGGCGAGGTGCCGCAGATCCCGGCGAATATCCTGCTGGTCAAGAACCTGAGCGTGTTGGGCTTTTACTGGGGCGGCTATGCCAAGATTAAACCCTCGGTGCTGACCGATAGTTTCGCCGAGCTGATCAAATGGTATGTCGCGGGCAAGCTGAAACCCCATGTCAGCAACGTCATGCCGCTGGTGCAGGCGAATGAGGCGCTGGCCCTCCTGCGCGAACGCAAAGCGACGGGCAAGGTGGTGGTGGAGGTGGCGCGCTAG